The nucleotide window CCAAGTTCGTTGTTATTCCTCAATTGACTGGTTAGATGATGGCTGGTGAATGGTGATAAAATTGCATTTGTTCTTTCTGTATGATTAAATATGTCGTTTAAAAAACTAATAGTACTACCTAAATGGTTGTTTCTTTAGAAAAAAAGAATGATGAGCAATGAAGAAGCAGTTAAGTTTCCCTCATTTTGATCCTAATTCATGCTATGCCGTGTGTTGCGAATAGCTAACAAGCATCTTCTTACTGCCCAGATTGCTCAGAAATGCTTAACAGCAATGGACAAAATGTTATGCATGTTGCTATATTGAACACTCTATAACTGAAGTTTCCCTGTTAcaaagacaaaaacttcagctctagagctgaagcttttGTGTTGTAattggaaacttcagctctagtatgtaatattaataggtgataaaaaaacttcagctctagtatGTAATATTAATAAGTggtaaaaaaacttcagctctaggaGTATCTGCTTCACGCCGCATGGACTTCTATTTCACGTAAGTCTCTTCTTTTTCTCCATTTGTTTACTTTGAGATTTTACAACGACCACTTGCTCTGTGTAGCTGGTGTATGTATCAAAACAATACTTACACGAAATGTCTTTTGCGTAAAATTTATAGCACTTAATTATGATTAATTCATTAGTATATAGTTTCTACCTCAATTTATTACTTTATGTTAATATGATTTGATGTATACCTATTTCGGATCACACATTTTCACTCTGTAACTGAAGTTTCCATGTTAcaaagacaaaaacttcagctctagagctaaaatttttgtgttgtaactggaaaTTTCAGCTCTAGTATGTAATattaataggtggtaaaaaaaacttcagctctagctgaagtttcccagttagaacacaaaaacttcagctctagagctgaacttcaggctcACTATTAGAATGctaaagttttgcgtgattgtctttacTACTTCAGCcctgtatgctgaagttatgcgaaaaaacgggtacgtttgcaattttttttgcaaagcggacacaagttaaaatgtgacacaaaaagcgggtatagatgcaaatgcccccatAGTTCATGATGTTAAACAGAGGCATTTTGAGAGTCTAGAGAGCAAAACAaacttgtttgtattattgtatATCAACATTCTCTATGACAAGTCACAATTTCTAATCATCTTCGGGAAGCAGACGGCAAAACACCAGCATCCTTCACTTCTCTTCACACATCAAACTGGAAAAGACATGCTGAGGAAGCAGAAAGGTGCAGGTGGCCCGATATAAGCCATATTCCTTCAGACTTCGTTGGAAAAGCATGAAAAGTTTAAAAGGTAAACAACAGAGACAAGTGAAAAAGCTTAAAGGAAGACCTCATTCGCACCATAAGTCATAACTGCTGGTTGAGATAATGGTCTGCATCTGACTTCCCTCCACCACCCAAATACCCTGCAACAGTCCCAACAACATTTGAAACAGCACCACTCAACCAGGAGGTACTTCGAGTTAATAAGCCAGTCGGTGTCTGTCCCATCTCTTCAAGCATAATTTGTGGCTCTTCTGCCATCAATATGTCTAGCCGTCGTTTAATCATATAAGCCTTTATGGCTTCGACCCCTTCAACTATAACTTCCTTTGGAGGTATCACAAGAGGGTTCTCGTCCAACTTAAGCACAGTCAGGTTGTCAAGCCGACCAAATGTATCAGGCAGTTCATGGATCTGGTTGTTGCTCAGATCAAGTTCCTTTAGATTTATCAAATCACCAATTGTGTCAGGAAGCTCAGTTAGGTCACTGAAATTATTACTCAGGTTGAGGATCTCAAGATTTGTCAAGTTCCCAAAAGAACGTGGAAGCCCATGTAGTTCATTGAAGTGCACATCTAAAAGGCGCAAGGACTTCATCTCACCAATGGAAGTCGGTAAGGAACGGAGCTTGTTAAGAGAAAGTGAAAGCTTTTTTAGATTTACCAGTTCAAACCCAATATTTGTTGGCAAATAAGAAAGCTTGTTTACGCTTGCATCCAACTCCACTAATGACCTGCCACCAGCCAAAATAAAGAGTAGTCTGAGAGAACTGACAAGTCTAAATTAGTGTCTTCAGGATGGATGAAGGAATAAATAAGATCATTTCTGAACCACTATTACCTGCAATGACAAATGCCATCCGGCAAAGTGATAAGCTTATTTCCGGAGACATCTAAGATCTTCAAACTAAACAACAGACCAATGGAGTCTGGCAGCGATTCCAAGAGATTAGAAGAGAGATGAAGCTCCTCAAGGTTTTCCAAGCTCGCAATTGAATCAGGAATAACCTGTTTTCCCCAGAATTTTAGAAGCAAACAATTGCAAAAATTTGACATTCCAAACAACAACGTGCTTTTGTTCTAATTCAATCATCACAAACAACAATGCATATGCATTTTATTAATATATGTTACAGTGGCATAAATATTATGCAATTGGCAGATGCAAGAAGCATGAAGAAGATACCAGGAGGGAAATGATGCACTTAATTGGCAGTTTCAGAAAAGCAACGGCACGTTATCCATATTGTTAAGCAGAAGCAAAGTCTAACAACATGGCATCTGTATCCACTGAACAGGGAACTGTATGGTACCATATATAGCAACGGAACTAGCTTCAAAGATCAAGTACCCACTGGTTCTCTAAATAGAATAGATTTGTTGTGACACATCACAATGGACATCGTTCCACATTTGGCTTTTAAGGTAGTCAACAGTATTGCTTCAAGTATACAAGAGAAAGTATCACCTATGAGGATCCATATGACTCCTACTAGTAACAGATGGagtaattgattgattgagcacCTATACTATGATgaattgacaagcaataattATAGAGCTCTAAACTTGCTATGAACTTCTTAATTAAGGTAACAAAAAATGGAATTTTCTGCCGATTCAATGGAGTGGAGGGAGTACAACATTACCTTTTTTGGGAGACTTGGATACTAAAAGACAACTATTAGGGAGACGAGAGTGCAGAATAATATTATCCTTTAGTTATTCTTCAAGAAGCGCAGTGGACCCAGGAATGATAATGGTGTGATGAGTAATGTTCTCCGAGAAGGGACAAGAAGAGTAACTGGGTGCTCAATTCAAGTTTACCATAATCAGATGTGAGGTTCTCAAGCTTCTTGCACCTTCACCAGTTCAAAGAAACCTATCCCCTTTAATCATGCCCACTGGTTCTATTATTTGATCTCTTCGTAGTGAAGATACAAAATTACTACTTCCTCCTTCCTAAATAAGAAGAATGGCCGGGTTCAAAGTGCCAGGTCAGCCCACTTGATTTCTGTGTgattaagttttaaaattttttaaaataaacctCGCATACTTAGAAGCTATACGAAACTAATATACTTATGATTTTTTTATATACAAAAGTATTGAAAATTTGTAAAATTATCCTACTCAAAGCAGAAATTGTTTGACTCCCAAGTAGTAATAGTGTCATTCTCTTTAAGATGGACTCTtattattcaaaagaaaaagtgtCTCAAAAGCCACAGGATGATCAGCTTACAAAAGTAAAAAGCAGTAAACCAGGTAACAGAGTTACTAATAAAGTGCGGAAAAGGTGCAGAAATTGATATAGAGACCCTCTAAACCCACCTGCCCTAGAAATTGAAATGACGTTCATGGTACTCAAATCCAGAATTTCATTTTATCTAGCTCTTTGGCCCACTTTCAGATACATAACAATACAGTATAgcattaaaaaaaacaaaaagacacaGAAAAGTCGAGCATGATTGCTGCTGCTCTCACCTTACCATATTTCAGCCATCTAGCTATAGACACATCCGGTTAAAAGTGTGGCTAGGAGTTTGATATACAGTATATATTATAGCTTACCACGAAATGCAACAAGGCATTATGTAGTTGACATTTTAATACAGACCACAAGTTAAAACCCAAGAAATGAAGTCGAGAACAAGCAGTATGAAATGTAACGTAGGGATTTTGGAACTAGGGTATACCGCGAGTTGGTTATTGGACAAATTAAGCACGATTAAGGAGCGAATCTTCCCAAAAGCTTCAGGCAGCATCCTCAGCTGCCTGCCGGATAAATCAACCCTTTCTACACTCTTCCCTGACGACTCCTGCAAAATAGCAATAACTTCCTCATTCACTTCCTCTTCGAACTCAGAACTCTTCTCACCAAACGCCTGTTCAATTGCTTCAACATCACCACCAGCAACGGCAGTCTCATAGATCTTCTCCAACCTTCGCTCCGCGTCCTTCAACATCTTCTCATACGCCTCGTGCAACTCATCC belongs to Nicotiana tabacum cultivar K326 chromosome 6, ASM71507v2, whole genome shotgun sequence and includes:
- the LOC107806621 gene encoding plant intracellular Ras-group-related LRR protein 1-like; translation: MDPNPTKFPILSYVMSKLPSIGPKRTAADEFDIEQPQPLPQPPKEPHFDITERMPHLTDPKVIAAMNSAVADVSQTRSMLKTLGERPDHELVDTAKMKLAEIEANLSKRLTEVVLSPRPPEMESEHWRSDLAVKEDECRKAAEKEKEEYKALIALDELHEAYEKMLKDAERRLEKIYETAVAGGDVEAIEQAFGEKSSEFEEEVNEEVIAILQESSGKSVERVDLSGRQLRMLPEAFGKIRSLIVLNLSNNQLAVIPDSIASLENLEELHLSSNLLESLPDSIGLLFSLKILDVSGNKLITLPDGICHCRSLVELDASVNKLSYLPTNIGFELVNLKKLSLSLNKLRSLPTSIGEMKSLRLLDVHFNELHGLPRSFGNLTNLEILNLSNNFSDLTELPDTIGDLINLKELDLSNNQIHELPDTFGRLDNLTVLKLDENPLVIPPKEVIVEGVEAIKAYMIKRRLDILMAEEPQIMLEEMGQTPTGLLTRSTSWLSGAVSNVVGTVAGYLGGGGKSDADHYLNQQL